A stretch of DNA from Camelus ferus isolate YT-003-E chromosome 18, BCGSAC_Cfer_1.0, whole genome shotgun sequence:
GaagagccccgccccgccccgtgaAGGAGCCCGCTGGTCTCCGGGTTCTGACCGCCGGCCCCGCCCACAGTGTCCGTAGGCTCCTGCCAGGGAAACTGGACAGCACCTCAGGGCGTCATCTACTCCCCGGACTTCCCGGACGAGTACGGGCCAGACCGGAACtgcagctgggctctgggcccGCCGGGCGCCGCTCTGGAACTCACCTTCCGCCTCTTCGAGCTGGCCGACCCGCCTGACCGGCTGGAGCTGCGCGACGCGGCCTCAGGCAGCCTGCTCCGCGCCTTCGACGGCGCCCGCCCTCCACCGACCGGGCCTTTGCGCCTGCGCACCGCCGCGCTGCTGCTCACCTTCCGCAGCGACGCACGCGGCCACGCGCAGGGCTTCGCACTCACCTACCGCGGTGAGGCCCTGCCCTGTACCCCCTCGGCCCACTCCCCTGCCAGCCTGCCTCACACCCCTCTCTGCAGGACTGCAGGACGCGGACGACTACCCGGCTCCCTCCAAGGGCTCGGCCCAGACCCCTGAAGCATCCCTCGAAGGGGCCAACGTGAGCTGCAGCCCCCGGCCTGGGGCTCCAGAGGCCGCGACTGGAGGTGAGACGCGCGTAGGAGGTGGAAGGGACTTTGGGAAACAGCACCTTTCAAGCCCTGTTCTCACCACAATTGTGTGCCCGCAGCCCAGGTCTTCTCGACGGTGACGGCCATTTCAgtgatgctgttgctgctgctgtcgCTACTGCGCCTGCTGCGCCGACGGTGCGCGATCTGGGGCAGGACCTGAGGGCAGACCCGCTGGGCTCCTGACGTCCTGGTGCCCCTGGGCGTGGGGGTCTGGTGGGAATCTGGGGCCCACGAGGGGAACGGGGCTGGAAGGAATTCCTGGGTTATTGAGGGACAAGGCCTTGGGTCCACACAGGGAATCATGCGTGGGATCACAGGCGAAGCAAGGTGCTGGAGGTGGTGACATTGGTTGGTGGTTTGGCTGACGTCTGCTCCCTCTCTAGGAGCTGCCTGCTGGCTCCAGGTAAAGGACCCCCAGCCTTGGGGCCTTCCCGGAGCTTGGCGAGAAGTTGGGCTGTTTGGTATCGCCGGCCTCGAGGTGtggccctgccctgtcctcccGGGGACCCCCAGGTTGAGAGTCTAGCTGTGAGTTACCGGCCTCTGAGTGCCTCCAGCCAGAGTTCTCTGCGCTCGCTCATCTCTGCTCTCTGACTTGGGACTCCTGGGGTCCAGTGGACCCTTCTACAGTGTGATGGACTCCTGAGACCCTATGCCATACTTTCTACCTTGGCCTTCCGCCCTTTTGAGGGCAGTTCGCCCTTTAGTCACCTCGGGGAGGCCAGACGTGGGACAGAAAGCATCTGGTGCTATTTTGGGAACTTGGCGTGACCCTCACGGTCCAGATGGTCCAGGCCAAAGGGCAAGAGGAATCCAGCTCCCCTTCTCATAGACCTGGATACAGGGGTCTTTGAGCCCCTCTTGGGGTGGTCCTGGACTGCTGCCCACAGTGAAATGTGAGAGGTCaacaaaaatggtcaaaagaccAGCCATAGACTTTGAATAAAGGACGTATTTTGGTACAGCCTTGCTCGGCAAATTCTTACGTGTAGGAGGTGCTATGTCAATGAGCTATTGTGCCAAGGTTGGTTGTGTGCATGCAAATTAAGGACATTCCAGGCAAAGAGTTTTGTGTAGCCGCCTGGAATGCAGAGGACTGAGGAACTGCGGGAGGCGGAAGTTTGAGTGGGCGGGGTCCGGGAGGAAGTGGAGGTGGGTTATGAGCAGAGTTAGGCAGAAGAAGGGATGCCTTCCTGGGCCCGAAGTAGGATGAACCCTGTTGTGGACTAACCTtttcccccaggcctcctgccctccctcttccctaaTGTTTCCTGCCTGTCCTGGGCGGGGCCAAAAGTGCATCTTGGCTTTAACAGAGAGCGGATTTGACCTGGTCCAAGCTCGAAGAAGCCTGGGCCAAAGTGCAGGGACTCACTGGAGGGCACCAAGCACGTCAGACACAGCATAGAGGCCTGGGCATCTCAGCCTTGCTGAGCTCCAGGGAAGGTGGGCAGGTGGAGAGATCACCTGTGGAGTGGGGGTGCACCAACTTTAGACCTGACCTGTCCGCACGTCCCTGGCTGGCAGCACCTTGGACAGAGTGTGAgctgtggggtggggttgggtggCAGGGCTGTGCCCAAGAGGGTAAGTGCCCAAGGGTGAGTTGACCTGGTGGGTCGGGTGAAAGCTTGGGTGCTCACTGCGAGGGGACACGAGACACCAGGGTCACTCTGGTGGagctgaggcaggaggggaggggggagggcacagccactcaaggaatgacagcaatttaacaccaaaatggtggaagattcaccaaaatggtggaagattcaactcccagttggccttgaggaataagaggtttgacttctagtagaccttgagcttcattatatgctcactgtaacagcatgataaataacatgcccataGGCATCATGACAGTCCTAAGGCTAACTTCAAAAGGCCAAAGAacgggcggtggcccaattcctgggaatcccagcctcttccccagggtagttggaacggtcccacctgtaggcgtgtgaagctactgagcccataaaaactggtaACACCACACCTAGCGCCCTTTTTTCACTTCcccctctttggagacggcctgcattgtctgtggagtgtgtacctacttatACTTTAACCCTGAGCaaccaattcccacacctctttccttgcctttctcttgccttacaccctatgcagtgtgtatctctctaaataaatttacctttactcaactgtggcttgcacTTGAATTCTTCCCTGGGGGAagtcaaggacccacacttggtggggcacatcccaggggctcatccgagacctgggacatggccatcctcacaacccacatccgttttcctgcatcatctttGGCGCTCAACATCGGACATTTACATAAACAAGCAGGGCTCAAAGGGCATAGTCTTGACCTGCCTATTGGGCTACAGCTCCCCTGTAGGAGGGTGGCAGGGGGTTTCTCCCATGCTGTGCAGATTCAAGTAGCCCTTAGGTGGCGTCTGATGCTGCCTACAGGATCTGGCAGAGGTCAGCTCTCTAGCCATGAAGGAGCCCACCGAGCCCAAGGCTTTTCTCCTCCAGATCTTTTTTCATTCTCCTATCACTCTATCACTTCAGACTTGAGAAGATCCACCAAGGCAACCACTCGGACATCCAAATTAAGACCACGTGGCAAGTAATTGGCAACCTGATTGGGTGAGCTTCCCCTCCGTGGCTCTTTGAGCCCAGTTCCACCTCTCTACATGGTGTTGATCTGGTTCCGGGATGCTGGAACTGCAAAAGAGGGCCCAAATTAGGGGACTCTGGGAGTTCCCCTTAAGAAATTTGTGGCCCGGCCCTCCCTGAGTGCCCTCGGGGCATAAGCCTCATTGCATCCATAGGCAGGAGTTGGAGGCAGGCACTCCCCTTGTGGATCGCAAGTTTAACACTCCTGGGTGGGGCCCCAGGTTTAAGCACCCCTGAGCAAACGTTGCCGGTGAATGCTCGCTTCATGGGTCGCAGGTTATAGTACCCCTGAGTGGGAATCACAGGCAGATACTCCCTTAGTGGGCCTACAGATCTCTGGTCT
This window harbors:
- the KREMEN2 gene encoding kremen protein 2 isoform X1 gives rise to the protein MGTRASHGLLFLLFLPLLRPRGASAGSLHSPGLSECFQVNGADYRGYQNRTGPRGAGRPCLFWDQTKQHSYSSASDPQGRWGLGAHNFCRNPDGDVQPWCYVAETEEGIYWRYCDIPTCHMPGYLGCFVDSGAPPALSGPSGTSTKLTVQVCLRFCRMKGYQLAGVEAGYACFCGSESDLARGRPAPATDCDQICFGHPGQLCGGDGRLGIYEVSVGSCQGNWTAPQGVIYSPDFPDEYGPDRNCSWALGPPGAALELTFRLFELADPPDRLELRDAASGSLLRAFDGARPPPTGPLRLRTAALLLTFRSDARGHAQGFALTYRGLQDADDYPAPSKGSAQTPEASLEGANVSCSPRPGAPEAATGAQVFSTVTAISVMLLLLLSLLRLLRRRSCLLAPGKGPPALGPSRSLARSWAVWYRRPRGVALPCPPGDPQVESLAVSYRPLSASSQSSLRSLISAL